CAAAAGTGTAGCAGAAAATAGGTTTCGCTGGAAAGTCGCAGGAAAAGTTTGTTCTTCGAGATTCGATGCAAAATTTACacagatattttcttttttgtgtgtgtgtgtctttgtGGGTTGTTTTCTTTTCGGGGGaggttgggggggggaggggatttTGAATTCCGGCATGTCCACTCACAGATACCATCGCACGCGAAGAAAGGCCAAAGATAACTTATTCCATAATAATACCTAATACCCACTGACATTGCAAAACTTTCTTGGACTAATAAACAGGTCGTTACACAATCACTACTAACACAGACAACTACACTAAACAACATGAGACGACTCAACATCGAGGAAAAACGCGCAGACGCAATACCATAAATCTTTAATCACCTACAAAAGATTCAGCCAACCAGCGTCTACTTACACTACTCAATGCTTTTAACCCAACAGCGAGTTTATGGCACATCAGAACAAATGCAAAATAATCTACCTGGCTCAAATGAATAGCACTAAATTTGggaataaaggaaaaaaaatcatagcACTCTAGATGCACAATCATAGAAGTAACGAATCTTGTAGGTTATTCTTCGGGTAACTCCTGAACATTAAAAATTAACAAGctaaaaaaatacagaatacatcAGCATAAAAGTCTGtataaaaagcaaaacaaattttaaaacaataagAGAAAAGAATATAGCAGCACTGTTTGTATGTAAACATGGCACAATCAAAATACTACATCATTTAAGACATGCATAATAACATGTACTTGATTCCACACTTAAAAACCATCGTACCGTTCCAATGCTGGCACCTTCTGCAGACACAACAGATGTGGTCAACACTCGTACACAGCTATCTACTCCATTGCTATCCACATTACCAGCGTCATCAGAACTGGCTCCTTGTTAACCACTCACAATGGCGGATGCCACAATCCATGCATGATCAACGTAACCTAACAATCATCTTTTACAAACCGACAACTTCGGCAAAGAACAAAGAATACAATAAGGCATATATGGAGACAAAGTGTCTCCAAAAACCTAACAAAAAACCGATTGAAAACGTCTTGCATCAGGTCACAAATCACACTGCCGTTGATTAGCAGACAACAGCACAGTCGGAGGCACGAATAACACTCTGTGCAGAGCTGCATTGCAAAACCTATGACTCCACCAGTCCTAAACTATTGGCCTACTCACCACAAAATACAGGCGCTACACCTTGCTTAGCCTCTGTCTCTACTAGACAGATACAGACAGATATCATCGCGATAAGAAACTAGacatgaacaaaacaaatacgAATTTAGGCATATCAGGTCAACTGCTACCATTGACGCCAGTAAACGTTCATATACTTTTCAATGTTAACCGTAAGGAAGAAGCACGCCTTCAAATTGAAGTACATAATAAAGCTACCCGCTTTACAGAAAGCACTCCGTGGAACAGAATTCACTTGACATCAGTATCATTTTCGAAGGATACTAGAAGGCCTCAGTTGCTTACAAACGAAATGCTACATACCACCAAATATTTATCTTTTGCAGAAACGACGAACTGCGAATACACTGTATGGGTGCTCAGGGAGATAGACGGGTAAACACATGAAAAGAATAACACCTAAGAACAACTACATAGCGATCTGTGCCCACTACATAAAGAGTTGTAACCTCACAAACCAATACCTCTCACTTCACCTTTCTTCTTCAATTACATCCACTAAGTATCGAACTTAAAATTGACTTCTCCAATCTCTCAATAACTGAACGATTATCTACAAACCTGAACTGCCCTTTACCTGATTTCTATAAAATTCCACATGgatcgaaagaaaaaaaaacataacaaaggTTTTAAACAATAGCTCCGGCAATAATATTATATCGTAGAGGAACACCAGACTGGAGGTAATATAcaatatgtagatatatatatatatatttatatttatatatatagaacTATAAGTATATAGTGTCCCAGCAAACATCAGATAACTTGCAATTACTATATACATAATATCCCTGAAAAGAGGCACCAGAATTCAGCCGCTGGTAGAAACCAAAGTCAAGGTTTGACAACCCCTTGAAGCGTCGATGATGCAGCGTCAAATTGAGCACAAATAACACGAAGTCACCAATGTGAATTGTCCCTGTAAGACATCCACAAGACGCTATCTCAGAGCACaactgtaatatatataaaacccGAAGAGGAAACCCGCAAATGCCACGtaagtttttttgtgtgtgtgaaacaGTCTTAGATGTGTCGCTCCCTGACTTCTGTAATGTATACGAAGTGAAACCGTGCCATACTTAAATGGTTTGTGAGGTCTGAGATCGGTAAAACCATAGCAATAgtaatatacataaaaacaccaaatattCGCAAATGTCAGAGGTAGATACTTGTATGTGTTACCAGTCTCTTGAGGTTGGGGATTATTTCTCGTCcttcttctctttcttttgttgttCCATTCTTCGTTTTTCGACCAGCTCTTTTAACTGTTTCATCTCCTCCTGAAGGATCGTAAGTTCATTTCTGAGCTTCCCGTTTTCCGTTTCCAGAATAGTTGACTTAGCTTCTCGGAGACGAGTTAATGCCTTGCGGTTCTCCCGGCATTTACGGGCTGCCTCGTTGTTTCGCCGCCTACGTTCGAGGTACTTGGGATCCAGATGTTTCGGATCCACGGAATCGGAAGGATCACTTCCGGGGTCCGTTTCCATCCTGCGGTCATAGTAGGACGTATCCAGGGAGCTGTCCATGCTGGGCTTCACCAGCGAAAGAGGGCTGGCATGGGCTAGAGCGATTTCTGATAACTGAGCCAGTCCATTGGTGTAATGACCAAAATACTGCAACCCGGTCGATGACCGAGTAGCTGACTCCTGAGACGAAATTTTGTGACGAAGTTTGTGAGGTAAGGCCATAGAATAAGGAGATTTGGGGATAGGGCCTTCCGGAGGAGGATACTCCAAGTTCCGTGCTAAAGCATCGGATGAGGTAGACGAGTCAATGTCCCTTTTTAGCGTCAATTCCAAGGGGCGAGAATCTTCACGTTCAGTGCTGTCGCCGCTGTCGTTACTGCTTTCGTCGTAGTGGGAAGAAATCCTCGTAAGAGGTGGAACTTGACTCAGATTCACCTGTTCGCGAAGTCTGTCTTCTTCTGTGGATGAGTGGAGCGCTGATGGATTGTTTGTAGATGCCTGGGTAGTACCTATGTCGGTACGCGAGGTAGAACTGTCAATAGTTTCATCTTTGAAAACTTTCTGCTCAGAGACCAAGGAGGCCCCAACTACTGCTGCCGATGGTGGCGTCGTGGAGGCGGTCGACTTGGGTAAGTGAGAATGTGCTGTAATGCTTGGGGTGTAGAACTGCGATGACGAGGTAGTTAAAGGTGACATGAAAACTGGCATTCCCACGGGCTTTGTCCCTGACTGGACCATAGGTGGAATTGGTAGGCTCATAGGAACGCCTCTGCCCATGGTGTATAACTTTTGCGGAGTAGCGGGGTCTCTATGTGTGCTTCCTAGGGTAGCAGGAACTTGCTTCGCCATAGGTATGGAATGGGAATGATTGCTGGTGGTGGACTGGTGAACAATGGGCGCTGCTTCGTGTCGAATCATGGAGTCATTGGGCCCTGGGGTGACGGGTTCGTCCAGAGGTAAGCCGTACTTTCTCTTGATTGTGATTAGCTCGGTTTTCAGCTGATAGTTTTCTTTCGTCAAATCAATTATGCGGTTTTCCAGCGTGAGGTCGTGCATGCGACGTTTTTCCCGGGAGCGTCTGGCAGCCTCGTTATTTTTTCGTCGTTTTTCCCAATACTGTATGTCTTTCTTGTTTTCGGGAATGAACTCTCGTTGTTTCCTGGCCGGTATATATTCTAGTCTGTCCGAAGCTCCAGTCCTGTACATGGGCACGTCATCGTCGGAATTGGACCTGGTGTCTGGGTCCCCATAATTCTGATACTGTCCCGGACTCGCCTGGCCTGAGACAAACTCAGATGACTGTTTTCCATTCTTGACGGACAGATCCTCGGCCGCTCGCTCTCTAGAATCCTCTTCTGAAGAGAGATAGCTTGATAACCGACCGTGGTCTTTTGCCGCCATTAGGAGCTTTTTCTTTGGGACTTCACCTTCGCTCAGAATCCCATCAGAAGGAGAGTGATAGCCATCGCTTGCGATCTGCCAAGACACAAGATATGTGAGTGTTAGTCACAAACAACTAGTCATAACGTCCACATAAACTGGAACAAGCCTGCATTCAGACACCCTTTTTAGGGTAAGCTTTCTAGAAATGGGCTGCAAGTTGCCCTAAAATATGCACTATGCCCTTTTTTGTCTAGCACAATGTTAGTATATAGACATGGAAATTGCCACCGTGTCCTTTTTTGACTAGCACAATGTAAGTATACAGATATGGAAATTGCCACTGTGTCCCATTTTTGTCTAGGGGAATTTTAGTATATAGATATGGAAATTGCCACTGTGTCCCATTTTGGTCTAGCACAATGTCAAAGCGGTGGAAATTGCCACTCTGTCCCTTTCTGGCCAAGAACAAAGTTAAACAGAAAAGCAGTGGAAATTGCCAACCTGCCCATTTTTGTCTAGTACAATGGTAATAGAAACGCTGGGAAATTGCCAACCTGCCAATTTTTGTCTAGCACAATGGTAATAGAAAGGCATGGGAAATCGTCATCCTATCCCTTTACTTACCTTTACGGTACAGAGAAATTCTGTCCTGTATTTTGTAACCAGGTATCAGTTATAAGACTCTCGTCTCTgttctttttcatgtttttctgaATTATATATTCAAAAATTGTCACGGAGTCGAAATCTTGCAAATTCATGAAAAATGGATGACGTAAAAATTAAACACGAGGAAGAGAATATATACTTGTCAGAAAAAAGTGAACACAGGCAATTGTAAATTTGCACGAAACGGGCTGATTTCacagtgttaaaaaaatggTGGCCTTTCTCTGTAGAGTTAAATTCACGGGTTAATGTTTTCACTGTATAAATTCATTCTGgagtaaaataaaaacttcagcCGTTATTGCCACCGAAGCAGTGATAACGCACTTTACTGAAATCGTGTCGGATCCTTTATGGCCGACGGGCGTAAAAGCTTCTCAGGAAAATGCTCAGCCCTTGGCTAGTGACGTTTTTAACGTTCAGATCTCTGTGGTCAGGTCGTGACATTACGCCAGGAGGTTTATCACGATATGCAAATCAAGTCAGTTCCATGCAACTAAGAGTGCCTACGCCATTCGGTTTGCATCTGATCATCAAAAGGACAGCCTATTCCTGGATTGTGCGTAATAAGTCAAACACTGTGCATTGCCAACTCGATTCAGTTGCCAGAGCCCTCGATATTTCTGTGTTAACTTTATTTTCAAATCAGTGACGAACGCGAGTGCCAGTTTTAAAATACCAAGCCTGGCGACATCGCATGAATACTGTTATTGCCGGTTTAAAAAGTAGGCCAGGTCCCGATGGGCTTACGTCACAAACCTTGATAGCAAAGCTGTAGTAAACAAGCCCGGGGAAATAGGTCAAGCTCCTCAATCCGGTTAACACATTTATAGTTTATTGAACCAGAATGACGGCATGGATAAAGCCCCCACACACAATGACGTGAtgcaaaaaaattattattcattGGCTGTTTGATTGACTCATTCATCCATTGACTCATTCATCCATTGACTCATTCACCCATTCGCTCGTTCATCCATTCACTCATCATGCGTCCGGCTGCCAACAGCTTTCCAAATGTGATAACACCTCACCatctttgtgtcattttcatttacacgCACTCAGTCACACAAATATTATACCGTACGTCGATTAGGATGCCTATGTGAAATTTCCCATTTCCAATTACACTTAAATTAACTTTATACACAGCAAATTAGTTCACGGTCTCCACTGAGTACTACTTAGTGCAATGAGCCTGATGCTATTTTTACCATCTTATGTAACGGGATCACGTCCGCCATGAGCATAATACAAAAATATCTTACACAAGAAAGAGGTGAGCTTATGCAATACCAAAACCTAATTCGATCCGCCCACAGAAACAGGAGTTCTTTAGTTTAGCAACATACTGACCCGGTATTACCTCATATTACGTAAAATAGTCATTTGGTGTATAACAAATCCGGGCTCTGTTTGGATAGAAAATCAATGTCTTGCTTTGTTACGATTTCAATACATTTCAACATTTGAACAGTTGACGCACACAAAATATCACTAAGAGACGCCTGGTATTACTAAAGTGTTTCACGACCCTTTCTCTATTACAAGCTTCTCACGTATGTTGAATTTTTATAAACTGGGCGAGCGCCTCGCATAAAAAGTCTTTAAAAGGCGTGAGAAAAGGCACAAAAGATTAACTCAACCTGACGTCACGCTAGAGAGTTATATAAGCTTATGTAAGTTCAGGGATTAGTAGGTCATGAACACTTCGTTATCACACGTGTACCATCACATACTGGGGATAGGTGTATACAAAATCAATAATTCACCACCACTGGGCAGGCTGCCGCATTATTAGTAGTTCTCGTAACGTAAAACCAAACTAATGTATTTGTAGGATCTACACGAGTAGATCGTACAGGACCTTTAAAATAACAGACAGggaacaataataacaataacaggGAGAGATAGCAAGGGTAAAGCTAGAAGAAAATCTCCTGTGTGTACTCACGGAAATCCTAAACTGTGACACATCCAGCAAAACCATTTCAAACGAACTATGATCTCTCACCAAACTACTTAAGACGGAAAGCTCCGCAAAACATACTCTTCTTCGCTGAGAGTCGAAGTACAAATGCCTGCCATCGGTCAAAATCCTTACAGATGTTTACGCAATGCGATACAAGCGAGCGAGTCGTGGTTGGCTGGTCGATACGTGTTGTGTAAGTGGAGCAGTGACGTCACAGGCCTCCCGGAAAACGACACCCCAGGTATAAAGGAGTTCAGCAGAGATACGCTCGCTATCTCCCTATTCTTGGCCCAAATCCACCAAGTTGTATAACACGCCTCGTTGAGGCGGTAAACAATACATTTACTGTTTCTGCGCGTGAGATGTACTTAACCATGGATGCTGATTTCATCAAGGTAGCTTACGTAAGGCGGATTTTCGTATGGGCTCTTACTCACGCTCGCTCGAGAAGCGatattctaaaaataaattatcaatacTAACCTCAAAAAAGGCTTAATGAAATCAACATAAATCAACATCAACATTTGCACTTACTGACTTACTGAAAGTCACGTGACTGTTACATGTGCGTTACAACACATGGTAGGTAGCTGCGCAATCAGCTAACGTATGAAGAATGTTTGTATAGGAATGAGTCATctgaaatagataaatgtatataaataaatttccttGTGTTGATCAAAACGTACGGgtttttttcataaaacaacTCTGCACGAATTCTCACGAATAAATTACACAGCGTTAGTTGCTGGAGAACTCGATACAATTTAATTGACTAAAATTAACCGAGATATCGGTTAACTATTCATACAGGACGGATCTATTCATTTCGAAACATTTCCGATATATCCAAGGCAGATCGCATGACTACCTTGGATACATAACATAATacataacacacaaaacaacacagtCATTGAAGTAAACCATGATGTTCAAGCAAACCACAACCTCTCCCGACACTGCTCCGTGCCTTTGTGGTCTTTACAAGCTCTAAAGAATGGTAATCAAAGCTCTATGAGAGATCCGGGAAGACTCGAGTCACACATCCTGGACAACAACTACACTGGTTATACACCATGCGATCTATATACAGTCCCACGCCTGATCTAACATACTGCTGTTATTAAAGCCTACGCGTTT
Above is a window of Liolophura sinensis isolate JHLJ2023 chromosome 7, CUHK_Ljap_v2, whole genome shotgun sequence DNA encoding:
- the LOC135471270 gene encoding nuclear factor interleukin-3-regulated protein-like isoform X2, with product MAAKDHGRLSSYLSSEEDSRERAAEDLSVKNGKQSSEFVSGQASPGQYQNYGDPDTRSNSDDDVPMYRTGASDRLEYIPARKQREFIPENKKDIQYWEKRRKNNEAARRSREKRRMHDLTLENRIIDLTKENYQLKTELITIKRKYGLPLDEPVTPGPNDSMIRHEAAPIVHQSTTSNHSHSIPMAKQVPATLGSTHRDPATPQKLYTMGRGVPMSLPIPPMVQSGTKPVGMPVFMSPLTTSSSQFYTPSITAHSHLPKSTASTTPPSAAVVGASLVSEQKVFKDETIDSSTSRTDIGTTQASTNNPSALHSSTEEDRLREQVNLSQVPPLTRISSHYDESSNDSGDSTEREDSRPLELTLKRDIDSSTSSDALARNLEYPPPEGPIPKSPYSMALPHKLRHKISSQESATRSSTGLQYFGHYTNGLAQLSEIALAHASPLSLVKPSMDSSLDTSYYDRRMETDPGSDPSDSVDPKHLDPKYLERRRRNNEAARKCRENRKALTRLREAKSTILETENGKLRNELTILQEEMKQLKELVEKRRMEQQKKEKKDEK
- the LOC135471270 gene encoding nuclear factor interleukin-3-regulated protein-like isoform X1 yields the protein MVLLDVSQFRISIASDGYHSPSDGILSEGEVPKKKLLMAAKDHGRLSSYLSSEEDSRERAAEDLSVKNGKQSSEFVSGQASPGQYQNYGDPDTRSNSDDDVPMYRTGASDRLEYIPARKQREFIPENKKDIQYWEKRRKNNEAARRSREKRRMHDLTLENRIIDLTKENYQLKTELITIKRKYGLPLDEPVTPGPNDSMIRHEAAPIVHQSTTSNHSHSIPMAKQVPATLGSTHRDPATPQKLYTMGRGVPMSLPIPPMVQSGTKPVGMPVFMSPLTTSSSQFYTPSITAHSHLPKSTASTTPPSAAVVGASLVSEQKVFKDETIDSSTSRTDIGTTQASTNNPSALHSSTEEDRLREQVNLSQVPPLTRISSHYDESSNDSGDSTEREDSRPLELTLKRDIDSSTSSDALARNLEYPPPEGPIPKSPYSMALPHKLRHKISSQESATRSSTGLQYFGHYTNGLAQLSEIALAHASPLSLVKPSMDSSLDTSYYDRRMETDPGSDPSDSVDPKHLDPKYLERRRRNNEAARKCRENRKALTRLREAKSTILETENGKLRNELTILQEEMKQLKELVEKRRMEQQKKEKKDEK